In Desulfobulbus oralis, one DNA window encodes the following:
- a CDS encoding transposase, whose protein sequence is MDCIDKGKAHRGQIELFFRWIRQRLNVRSFVDTSTSDANAVAVRLVCLSSGGVSQVQKPPGACSIADFATRAAQCARAAGSGGAPLPEQTENTIKNQTIRITPI, encoded by the coding sequence GTGGACTGCATCGATAAAGGCAAGGCGCACAGAGGGCAGATCGAGCTGTTCTTCAGGTGGATCAGGCAGCGTCTGAACGTGAGGAGTTTTGTGGATACAAGCACCAGCGATGCGAATGCAGTTGCGGTTCGCCTTGTGTGCCTGTCTTCTGGTGGCGTTTCTCAAGTTCAGAAGCCGCCAGGGGCATGCAGTATTGCAGATTTTGCGACCCGTGCAGCGCAATGTGCTCGAGCAGCGGGATCTGGCGGGGCTCCTTTGCCCGAACAAACAGAAAATACCATTAAAAATCAAACAATTAGAATTACTCCAATTTAA
- a CDS encoding sigma-54 interaction domain-containing protein: MQFFNPKIVNSMEKLAQSPYAGFFELLHTGIALMSAEGNFLYSNKAFIKLFNLPVDIIGKHVSDFFLTAEQGVMSAIRDRKMVVCSSLTTTNAEGISFRYPLMNDQAELLGIILESIPSTFGETTLSDLMSSVREIEQSTSYLEQKANRKHGMLHTFDSIIGESKAILEMKRYGRRFARSKEPVLVIGESGTGKELVAQALHSASPRAKNPFIVVNSAALPRELMESELFGYEGGAFTGARAGGVVGKFEQADTGTIFLDEIGELPLPVQAKLLRVLESGEIQKIAHRGTLHSDFRLIAATNRDLNHYVEEGRFRADLYHRLNIFELKVPPLRDRISDIPLLARRFIETEVGRKRSTEIRISSETYRAFSQYPWQGNVRELKNVLTYALYALEDSDNVLSLEHLPPRFLRTLELAMERDEEAPLVEMQNLAQANAQAERKTLVNMLEKMRYNKTLTARALGISRNKLYHKLHEYGLLEGLADSKEE, translated from the coding sequence ATGCAGTTCTTCAATCCCAAAATCGTCAACTCCATGGAAAAACTGGCCCAAAGTCCGTACGCGGGTTTCTTTGAGCTGCTACATACCGGCATCGCCCTCATGTCGGCGGAGGGCAATTTTCTGTACAGCAACAAAGCCTTCATCAAGCTGTTCAACCTGCCGGTCGACATCATTGGCAAGCATGTGTCGGATTTCTTCCTTACCGCCGAGCAGGGCGTTATGAGCGCCATCCGCGACCGGAAGATGGTTGTCTGCTCCAGCCTGACCACCACCAACGCCGAGGGCATTTCCTTCCGCTATCCGCTGATGAACGATCAGGCCGAGCTGCTGGGCATCATTCTGGAGAGTATTCCCAGCACCTTCGGCGAAACCACGCTGAGTGACCTCATGTCCAGCGTGCGCGAAATTGAGCAGAGCACCAGCTACCTTGAGCAAAAGGCCAACCGGAAGCACGGGATGCTGCACACCTTTGACAGCATCATCGGCGAAAGCAAAGCCATTCTGGAGATGAAGCGCTACGGCCGACGTTTTGCCCGGAGCAAGGAGCCGGTTCTGGTGATCGGCGAAAGCGGTACGGGCAAGGAGCTGGTGGCCCAGGCCCTGCACTCGGCCAGCCCCCGCGCCAAGAACCCCTTCATCGTGGTCAACAGCGCGGCCCTGCCCCGGGAACTGATGGAATCCGAGCTGTTCGGCTACGAAGGCGGCGCCTTTACCGGGGCCAGGGCCGGCGGCGTGGTGGGCAAGTTTGAACAGGCCGACACTGGCACCATCTTTCTGGACGAAATCGGCGAGCTTCCGCTGCCGGTGCAGGCCAAGCTGCTCCGAGTGCTGGAAAGCGGAGAAATCCAGAAGATCGCCCACCGCGGGACGCTCCACTCTGACTTCCGCCTGATTGCAGCCACGAACCGGGACCTGAACCACTATGTGGAGGAGGGCCGCTTCCGCGCCGATCTATATCATCGGCTGAACATCTTTGAGCTGAAGGTGCCGCCGCTGCGCGATCGCATCAGCGATATTCCCCTGCTGGCACGCCGCTTCATCGAAACGGAGGTTGGCCGTAAACGGTCCACGGAGATCCGCATTTCCAGCGAGACCTACCGCGCGTTCAGCCAGTACCCCTGGCAGGGCAACGTGCGCGAGCTCAAGAATGTACTGACCTATGCCCTGTACGCCCTGGAGGACAGCGACAACGTGCTTTCCCTGGAGCATCTGCCCCCGCGCTTTCTGCGCACCCTGGAGCTGGCCATGGAAAGGGACGAGGAAGCGCCGCTTGTGGAAATGCAGAATCTGGCCCAGGCCAATGCCCAAGCCGAGCGCAAGACGCTGGTGAACATGCTGGAAAAGATGCGCTACAACAAGACGCTGACCGCCCGGGCGCTGGGTATTTCCCGCAACAAGCTGTACCACAAACTGCATGAATACGGGCTGCTTGAGGGTCTGGCGGATTCGAAGGAAGAGTGA
- a CDS encoding adenylyl-sulfate reductase subunit alpha translates to MARIKTAHAITFNPENLAGIERVEITADLLVIGGGNAGCFVATEAAKINSKLKVIIAEKADIRRSGACSAGMDAINTYIPKGKTPEDLVRWSRAQVGGGPLREDLALSNARELNECVEDLERWGLPILRDKQGNASYRGKWDISIHGEQLKPIMAEKALESGADVYNRVAITSLLMYDGFCSGAMGFGIRDGKFYIFRAKATVVCTGGAGTLYKSYTADSTDSGSQIWMCPYCVGTGYAIGFRKGAELTSMEQRWVATRSKDFCGPIDTISVGYKSAIINSRGERVMERYKDLGGDAAPRYIRANAPMEEWLAGRGPCYCDTTHLQPEEAEDLLIDYLNERPSFVLFLASRGQDITKEPIEIYGSDPYIVGGHTGSGFWVDTARMTTLPGLFAAGETAGGNPNKFVGGCAAEGKLAARGAITWVTGKKLPPLDERQVQDEKDRIYAPILTKDTDGIRPIEMKERLQRLMDEYAGGISQYYRTNEERLDYALKHIKILQSQFGYLRAADLHELMQAHETMDRVDVAEAVVHHLKARKETRWPGWQTRSDYPKRDDRHYDCFIESKRDPDTGHIITFTRPYTQLISGNRRQA, encoded by the coding sequence ATGGCACGCATAAAGACAGCACATGCCATCACCTTTAATCCTGAAAATCTCGCTGGTATAGAGCGTGTTGAAATCACGGCCGATCTGCTCGTCATCGGCGGAGGCAATGCTGGTTGCTTCGTGGCAACGGAAGCAGCCAAAATCAACTCCAAACTCAAGGTCATCATTGCTGAAAAAGCCGATATTAGACGATCAGGTGCCTGCTCAGCCGGTATGGATGCAATAAATACTTATATCCCGAAAGGAAAAACACCTGAAGACTTAGTTCGCTGGAGTCGTGCTCAGGTGGGCGGAGGGCCTCTGCGCGAAGATTTGGCCCTGTCCAATGCCCGCGAACTCAACGAGTGTGTGGAAGACTTGGAACGCTGGGGGCTTCCCATACTCAGGGACAAACAAGGGAACGCTTCCTATCGGGGGAAATGGGATATTTCCATTCACGGTGAACAGCTTAAACCCATTATGGCCGAAAAGGCGCTGGAGAGCGGTGCGGATGTCTACAACAGAGTGGCGATCACATCGTTGCTCATGTACGATGGATTCTGTAGCGGAGCCATGGGATTCGGCATACGCGACGGAAAGTTTTACATTTTCCGGGCCAAGGCGACTGTGGTCTGCACAGGTGGAGCCGGGACACTCTACAAATCGTATACTGCCGATTCCACGGACAGTGGTTCCCAGATTTGGATGTGTCCGTACTGTGTGGGAACAGGGTATGCCATTGGTTTCAGAAAGGGCGCTGAGCTGACCAGTATGGAACAACGTTGGGTCGCGACTCGCTCCAAGGATTTCTGTGGACCGATCGACACCATTTCCGTGGGGTATAAATCGGCCATTATCAACTCCAGGGGTGAACGAGTTATGGAACGCTACAAGGACCTTGGGGGGGATGCTGCGCCTCGATATATTCGCGCCAACGCACCCATGGAAGAATGGCTGGCAGGACGTGGCCCGTGTTACTGCGACACAACTCATCTTCAGCCAGAAGAGGCGGAAGATTTGCTTATTGACTACCTCAACGAAAGGCCATCCTTTGTTTTGTTTCTGGCCAGCCGAGGCCAGGACATTACAAAAGAGCCCATCGAAATCTACGGTTCTGACCCCTACATTGTTGGTGGACACACCGGCAGTGGCTTCTGGGTTGACACAGCGCGCATGACAACCCTTCCCGGCCTCTTCGCCGCCGGAGAGACCGCAGGGGGCAACCCGAATAAATTTGTCGGCGGCTGTGCTGCAGAAGGCAAACTCGCGGCTCGTGGGGCCATCACCTGGGTAACAGGGAAAAAGCTGCCCCCCCTTGATGAGCGCCAGGTGCAGGATGAAAAGGACAGGATCTATGCACCAATTCTCACTAAAGATACAGACGGCATCAGACCCATAGAAATGAAGGAGCGTCTGCAACGACTCATGGACGAATACGCAGGTGGTATCAGTCAATATTACCGAACTAATGAGGAACGCCTTGACTATGCTTTGAAACACATAAAGATACTGCAATCGCAATTCGGCTACCTGAGAGCTGCGGATCTGCACGAGCTGATGCAGGCCCATGAAACCATGGACAGGGTCGACGTGGCCGAAGCTGTTGTGCATCATCTGAAAGCTCGAAAGGAAACCCGCTGGCCGGGATGGCAGACGCGAAGTGATTACCCAAAACGTGACGACAGGCATTACGATTGTTTTATCGAATCAAAGCGTGATCCGGATACAGGTCATATTATCACATTCACGCGCCCCTATACACAGCTCATATCTGGCAACAGACGCCAGGCATAG
- a CDS encoding tripartite tricarboxylate transporter permease encodes MLDIILAGFGNALHLDNVLFVLLGVIVGVMAGAIPGINGPMAIALCIPLSYYMSPVAAIGFLVGVNKGAFFGGSIPGILLNTPGTPESAATTWDGHPLALQGKGEKALRAALYSSVTGDAFATLLLVLVAAPLAAVALYMGPPEIFALVCMAMTIIAGLGTKSLIRGLIAAALGVLVSMIGIEPVSALPRLTFDITPLERGISLIPIGIGMLAFSEIIIQLECLVGGEGRPEVISFSICKEDRSISLKEYLRCFKTLIFSAFAGSVVGALPGLGAPVASFFAYDQAVKRSKHPETFGKGEIEGIAASEAANSAVAASSLIPLFTLGIPGNMAAALLIGAFVVHGMTPGPLMFEQNTEFIYAVYGTIIIASFFLFCVGRVGIRLFCRLMQVPPPVLYPIIIFTCTMGSYLSQYSVFDIILMIIFSLLAYFMRKFDYSLICLIIGFILAPIWETSLQQIIIASEQDPFMFIKHPLADILILITIFIIIKTAFIANK; translated from the coding sequence ATGCTTGACATTATTCTTGCCGGTTTTGGCAATGCCCTGCACCTGGACAACGTTTTGTTCGTCCTGCTGGGCGTTATCGTGGGGGTCATGGCCGGCGCCATACCTGGCATCAATGGACCCATGGCCATTGCCCTCTGTATCCCGCTTTCCTATTATATGTCGCCTGTGGCCGCCATCGGCTTCCTTGTCGGCGTAAACAAGGGGGCCTTTTTCGGTGGCTCGATTCCCGGCATCTTACTGAACACGCCCGGAACTCCGGAATCTGCCGCGACCACATGGGATGGGCACCCTTTGGCTCTGCAGGGCAAAGGAGAAAAGGCTCTGCGGGCAGCTCTGTATTCGTCGGTAACCGGCGACGCCTTTGCCACCCTGCTTCTTGTACTTGTCGCCGCCCCCCTCGCTGCCGTTGCTCTCTACATGGGGCCTCCGGAGATTTTCGCGCTCGTCTGCATGGCAATGACCATTATTGCCGGTCTTGGCACAAAATCCCTGATCAGAGGCCTTATTGCCGCTGCGCTTGGCGTACTGGTCAGCATGATAGGTATTGAGCCTGTTTCCGCTCTGCCGCGCCTTACCTTTGACATTACACCGTTGGAACGCGGCATTTCACTCATACCCATCGGCATAGGAATGCTGGCCTTCTCCGAAATCATCATACAGCTCGAATGCCTTGTCGGTGGCGAAGGACGCCCAGAAGTCATTTCCTTTTCCATCTGCAAGGAAGATCGGAGTATCTCCCTTAAAGAATATCTGCGCTGTTTCAAGACGCTGATTTTTTCCGCCTTTGCCGGTTCCGTAGTTGGTGCTTTACCCGGACTTGGAGCTCCGGTGGCCTCCTTCTTCGCCTATGATCAGGCCGTCAAGCGCTCAAAGCATCCAGAGACCTTCGGCAAGGGTGAAATCGAGGGCATTGCGGCATCCGAAGCAGCCAACAGCGCCGTAGCCGCATCAAGCCTCATCCCGCTGTTCACCCTTGGCATTCCCGGCAACATGGCCGCCGCCCTGCTGATCGGGGCCTTTGTAGTGCATGGAATGACCCCGGGCCCACTCATGTTCGAGCAAAACACCGAATTTATCTATGCAGTCTATGGTACCATCATTATCGCGAGCTTTTTTCTGTTCTGCGTCGGAAGAGTGGGTATCAGATTGTTCTGTAGATTGATGCAGGTACCCCCCCCGGTGCTGTATCCCATCATAATATTCACCTGTACAATGGGTTCCTATCTCTCCCAATATTCAGTTTTTGATATAATACTGATGATAATATTTTCTCTCCTCGCCTATTTTATGAGAAAATTCGATTATTCTTTGATATGTCTGATAATTGGCTTCATTCTGGCTCCTATCTGGGAGACATCATTACAACAGATTATCATTGCATCAGAGCAGGATCCATTCATGTTTATTAAGCATCCACTTGCCGACATTCTTATATTGATAACCATATTCATTATCATAAAAACTGCTTTTATAGCAAATAAATAA
- a CDS encoding TRAP transporter substrate-binding protein, which yields MKSATTVPFSQTRRTFLRNAAATAVAASFGNSLLDKLAFAEGDSPADFEASPGNMPYVTQITPERTADNDTGWIYYGAEAKDRPLKPEDKAQMKPGDFKKDAITLKCSCYYPNAGDIGHGIHWETFSYLEYLFEGRLRFDRYFGQSLHSLVDGWKALRAGLVDIGQAYHIHNQGAFNLFHADGLPFLSNSVVVATQIMEEMYPKYFKKEFEAQQIHLAWIPHFDVQGLICTTPIRKLEDLKGKRIMGFGSRVMRDTLIALGATPVAIPTPDVFVGLQRGVVDGVAWAVGSMIPWRFHEVAKYITVTGMANTAISYGINKKTWAGFSKEMQRELYFKFRLAANHMSEGYTKLEDRGFEGLKAAGNEIIILEPEEKKRWVAVGDEVWKSFAKDCEGKGLPGNQFVRDFRAAAAKYNAMSIRQIREYVQDPKNMIHGIIDGF from the coding sequence ATGAAATCTGCCACCACAGTTCCCTTCTCCCAAACCCGCCGCACCTTTTTGCGCAACGCCGCTGCCACGGCCGTTGCCGCTTCCTTTGGCAATTCCCTGCTGGACAAGCTGGCCTTTGCCGAAGGGGACTCGCCAGCCGACTTTGAGGCCTCTCCCGGCAACATGCCCTATGTAACGCAAATCACGCCGGAGCGGACAGCCGATAACGACACGGGCTGGATCTACTACGGTGCCGAGGCCAAGGACCGCCCGCTGAAGCCCGAAGACAAGGCCCAGATGAAACCCGGGGATTTCAAGAAGGACGCCATTACCCTCAAGTGCTCCTGCTACTATCCCAACGCCGGCGACATCGGCCATGGCATTCACTGGGAAACCTTCAGCTATCTGGAATATCTCTTTGAAGGCCGCTTGAGATTCGATCGTTACTTCGGCCAGTCCCTGCACAGCCTGGTGGACGGCTGGAAAGCTCTCCGCGCCGGTCTGGTCGACATTGGCCAGGCCTACCACATCCACAATCAGGGTGCATTCAATCTGTTCCACGCCGACGGTCTGCCCTTTCTATCCAACAGCGTGGTGGTGGCCACCCAGATCATGGAGGAAATGTACCCGAAATACTTCAAAAAAGAGTTTGAGGCCCAGCAGATACACCTGGCATGGATCCCCCACTTCGATGTGCAGGGGCTCATCTGCACCACGCCTATACGCAAACTGGAAGACCTCAAAGGTAAACGCATCATGGGTTTCGGCAGCCGCGTTATGCGTGACACGCTCATTGCCCTAGGCGCAACTCCCGTCGCTATCCCCACGCCCGACGTTTTTGTTGGTCTGCAGCGCGGCGTCGTTGACGGTGTGGCCTGGGCCGTAGGCAGCATGATTCCCTGGCGATTCCACGAAGTGGCCAAATACATCACGGTCACCGGCATGGCCAACACTGCCATAAGCTATGGCATCAACAAAAAAACATGGGCTGGTTTCTCCAAAGAAATGCAGCGGGAACTGTACTTCAAATTCCGTCTGGCAGCCAACCACATGTCCGAAGGTTACACCAAGCTTGAGGACCGCGGTTTTGAAGGTCTCAAGGCCGCAGGCAACGAAATCATCATTCTGGAACCCGAGGAAAAGAAACGCTGGGTTGCCGTGGGCGACGAAGTCTGGAAGTCCTTTGCCAAGGACTGCGAAGGCAAAGGGCTGCCCGGCAACCAGTTCGTCAGGGATTTCCGCGCCGCAGCTGCCAAGTACAACGCCATGAGCATCCGGCAGATCCGTGAATACGTGCAGGATCCCAAGAACATGATCCACGGCATCATTGACGGTTTTTAA
- a CDS encoding tripartite tricarboxylate transporter TctB family protein, which translates to MTTIQRDTISYTVIALASGILLLWIIPAFSPEYPGYGAPATLVPDIAAGFMLGLSLLGLLKIAWTRAGYERTKVDGVHWLHLVKFFVPCGIMMPAMHYLGFIPAGVLFLLVIQLSCGQRHPVPLVLVAVLPVVLVYLLMRYVLSVPMP; encoded by the coding sequence ATGACAACTATCCAGCGTGACACTATTTCCTATACTGTTATTGCTTTGGCCAGTGGAATTCTCCTTCTCTGGATCATACCTGCCTTTTCACCCGAATATCCCGGATACGGAGCACCGGCCACGCTTGTCCCAGATATAGCAGCCGGGTTCATGCTCGGGCTTTCCCTGCTTGGCCTGCTCAAAATTGCATGGACAAGAGCCGGTTACGAAAGAACGAAGGTGGATGGCGTTCATTGGCTGCATCTGGTCAAATTTTTCGTTCCATGTGGCATAATGATGCCTGCCATGCACTACTTGGGTTTCATCCCTGCCGGAGTCCTCTTTCTGCTTGTGATTCAACTCAGTTGCGGACAACGCCATCCTGTTCCACTGGTTCTGGTCGCTGTCCTGCCGGTTGTGCTTGTCTACCTGCTTATGCGGTACGTGCTCAGTGTTCCCATGCCATAA
- a CDS encoding tripartite tricarboxylate transporter substrate binding protein, giving the protein MIKLLSGSIMCIFLLITSLAHSADYPDHPVNILTMTKPGAQIDLLTRALAEQLKKTWDQPVIVSNKPGGSHGSVMASELANAPNDGYSLGVSATGAFTYSPNFLHTTYKLDDFHYFTLLGLNQSGIICAPDRPWKTLKDAFIWAKKANKGLTYMFQGSDDRDVMRRIAQNEDVKLSLMPSTGGPSVITAVMGGHADLGHVGAILFDYVTEGKIKCLAASIPVRFTELPDITTLKEQGWNESVEMYLVLVGPKNLPENVVKRIDDAVQSLKENQKYNTFVQEKLHIILTDYGHEYAQKYMEETSFRFAKEKEASEK; this is encoded by the coding sequence ATGATAAAATTGTTATCTGGTTCGATTATGTGCATATTTTTGCTGATTACATCCCTTGCTCACTCAGCAGACTATCCTGATCATCCTGTCAATATACTCACCATGACTAAACCAGGTGCACAAATTGACTTACTTACACGTGCATTAGCTGAGCAACTGAAAAAAACATGGGACCAACCTGTCATTGTATCCAATAAACCGGGTGGTTCGCACGGGAGCGTTATGGCCAGCGAGTTAGCGAACGCACCCAACGATGGGTATAGTCTTGGCGTTTCTGCAACGGGCGCTTTCACTTATTCTCCAAACTTTCTCCATACCACCTACAAGCTGGATGATTTTCATTATTTCACACTACTCGGTCTGAACCAGAGTGGTATCATTTGTGCTCCTGATCGTCCCTGGAAAACTCTGAAAGACGCATTCATATGGGCAAAGAAGGCAAACAAAGGCCTAACCTATATGTTTCAAGGATCGGATGATCGTGACGTCATGAGACGCATTGCACAAAATGAAGACGTCAAATTATCTTTGATGCCCAGTACTGGTGGCCCATCTGTTATAACTGCCGTTATGGGTGGTCATGCTGATCTTGGACATGTTGGAGCCATTCTCTTTGATTATGTTACTGAGGGTAAAATCAAGTGTCTCGCAGCATCAATACCGGTACGTTTTACAGAACTTCCTGATATTACAACTCTCAAGGAACAGGGATGGAACGAATCTGTTGAAATGTATCTAGTGCTTGTTGGCCCAAAGAACTTACCGGAGAATGTCGTAAAACGCATAGACGATGCCGTACAATCTTTAAAAGAAAATCAGAAATATAATACATTTGTACAGGAAAAGCTTCATATTATTCTGACTGATTACGGTCATGAATATGCACAGAAGTATATGGAAGAGACCTCTTTCCGTTTTGCAAAAGAAAAGGAAGCCTCTGAGAAATAA
- a CDS encoding C-GCAxxG-C-C family protein gives MEIAEDFTELVRKKAEKHYRQGRFFCGESVLRGIVDVSGQKERRALVALASGFGTGMGEAGCACGAVVGGIMALGLFFGRTMPGDPKVNACMALARELHDQFRAKHRSVCCRVLNRGVVHDSPEQQENCAQRTADAAGIAAAIIARELKRQARDAEKKAGP, from the coding sequence GTGGAAATTGCAGAGGATTTTACTGAGCTCGTGCGCAAAAAGGCGGAAAAACACTACCGCCAGGGCCGCTTTTTCTGTGGTGAATCGGTGCTGCGCGGCATTGTGGATGTGAGCGGCCAGAAAGAGCGGCGGGCTCTTGTGGCGCTGGCCTCGGGCTTCGGCACCGGCATGGGTGAGGCCGGCTGTGCCTGCGGTGCGGTGGTGGGCGGCATTATGGCCCTGGGCCTCTTCTTTGGCCGTACCATGCCCGGCGATCCCAAGGTGAACGCCTGCATGGCGTTGGCCCGAGAACTGCACGACCAGTTCCGCGCCAAACACCGGAGTGTCTGCTGCCGCGTGCTCAATCGGGGCGTGGTGCATGACTCGCCGGAGCAGCAGGAAAATTGTGCCCAGCGCACAGCCGACGCTGCGGGAATAGCGGCCGCGATCATTGCCCGGGAGCTGAAGAGGCAGGCCCGGGACGCTGAAAAAAAAGCAGGCCCATAA